ATTTCTTTTTAAACGCAAGAGGAGATGATGATGATTGTTGTGGTGGTGCAATAATAGACAGATTGTTATTCAGCTGTGATTTTGACGGGGTAATCAAGTGGTGTGACCCTTGGAGTGGGGTGAGGAAAGGGAGCATGGAGTGGTACAAGGTGAATGGTTTGGAACATCTTCAAGGGTTCCTCAAGTTTGACCGTACCAACATCAATACAATCCTTTTTTATGGGGAGGGGGCGGATGTGTGGAATTGCCATATGCTCAAGCGCGGTTACACCGACGGCCTCCTAGGCTTAATTCCAGGCTTTAAAATCAGCAAATCCGCTGGCAACATTGTCATCTTCTGGAGCGTGCTCGTCGGGGACAAGTTGCAGTTTTGGTGTGCTGAGATTTCACTTGAGAGGAGGCGGCGCCAGGATTGCCACATTTGGGGGAACATCCAGTGCATTGATCATGTCTTCACTATGGACCCTGACCTCTATGTTTTGTCTTCTATTAATGTTAGTCTTTGACCATTACTTTTTATCTTTTATTTAAGACTTGATAGGTAATTGTATGACTCTAAAGGTGCTGGATGCTATTTATGGTTAACCGAACCACCGAGAACAGAGCAGTGAGAAAAGTCAAAACATAATTGCGAATCCAACTAGGTTTTCAAGTTGTACAGTTATTAGCAGTTTTGGAACACCATAATCAGGTCTTTTCCTTGCTACTTACATGTGTTGAACTTGAAGCTGTGTAGTTAAGCCCAAGAGTGTGTCAGCCACATGCTGTAAAAAATTGGATTATGTGCTTCTCCAGTCTCCACTTATGAATGTTGAGTGCTAATGAGGGGAACACATCTAAATCTTGGTGAGAATGATAAGACAAATCTCAATTGTCAAGTTTATGGTGCCACGTTAAGCAATTCGAAGATTTCAAAATAGACATCTTTCTAATGAAATTACAACCTCTTGATTTTACAAGAATCTTTTTACTACATTGGAAAGAGAGAGCTGAAAATGTTACGAAGGGAAGATGAATTTATTCACTTCCAGAGTTCTTCCATGGGGAATCTTCCACGTTCAAGAGCAGCACCCCGGAACTGTTTCATCTGTTGAACTGCTGCAAGAGTGGCTCTCGCGTTGTTGAGAGCATTGTTGTTTCCGAGCTGTTTCTTCAACGCTTTCTCGACTTATGCCATCTCTAGCTACTAAATATAATTTTTATTTCATTTTCGATTATAAATTTTATTTAACTATTTTATCATTTTTAGTTAATTAAATTATATTTTAACAAGAATTAAAAAATGCACATTTCCAACGAATTCCGACGAAATATTCTATAGGAAAAAAAGTATCTAAATTTTGAAATTTGAAAAAAAAATTTATGACAGAAGAAGATTTCGTTAGGAAATTTCTTACAGATAGGGAATTTTTTCTTGATAAGTATTGTTTGTTTGGATTTTTCAATTTTTCTATGAATTCCTGAAGAATTTTCCGACAGATATTTTAGAGAAATTCTCTAGGATAGTCATTTTTAGTTTATTTTCATAAAATACTATTCAATAAAAAAATGATCAAAATAAGTTTTACTAAAGGGTAAAAATACGTTTTATCCTAGGGTCAACTAATCTACACTTAGAATTTAGAGTTAAAGAGTAGAGTTTTGGGGATATGGTTTCAAATTTTTAAAAATTAAAAATTTTAAAATAAAAATGAACTGATTATTTTTTTCTAATTTTTTTCTGATAGTTATTTTGTGACAAAAACTTAAAATAGTTATTTGAGCAAATTGCCTGACATTTTACATTTTACGTGAAGATCTTTTGGGAATCCGTCAGTCGGACTCGGAAAGGTCAGATAAAATTCCGACGAACTCGGGATTGCTGTTTTCCGATGAAAATTTCTGTCGACATTATGACAATAGCCTGTTTTCTTGTAGTGTGTTAGTCATCTTAAGCAATCTAGATTAGTTCGTCTCTGGTTCATTTTGAAACTTGATTAGACAGAGGAAAGGAAGCTTGAAGCTCATAGCAAATTGAAAAGGTGGCAAAAGTAAATAAGTACTGTACTACAACAGGCCCCACGCAGAACTCAGAATTAACGTTGCTCGTTGCTGTCACGTGGAGAGGTTAAGGTTCCCCTGCCACTTTTTTTTTTTCGTCAGCTACCCATCTAAACTAGATCAAGTGGAGGCAGACGAGCCGTTCCTCCGAAGATCACCTCCGTCTGACCGGATCTGATCTATATGGGAGAAAATATAGTCTCAGTTCCTTACTTCCTTTGCTAGTGCATCTGCCCGACTATTCCTACTCCGAAGAATACGAGACAAGCTCACATCCTCGAAATCCTCCTGTAATCTTTGGTACATCTCAATCTTTGTCGCTTTTCTTATGTATTGTCTATTTCAAAAGTTAGTTTTTAAGAAAAATGAAGCACATAATTTTACAAATGTATTCTACACGTGGTTTATTCTATCACATTGTTCAATATAATAAAATATAGACTTCATGCATGCATATTCCTTGTCAATAAAAAACAGAAGTAAACAATTTTACAAACTTGTAAACGTAAGAAGAAAAAAAGAAGTCTGTGGTCAACTCGATTAGCTTAAACCGTATAAGATAACTCTGATCATCCAACTAGACTCCAAAGTCCAGACTTGAAGAGTTAGTTCTATCTCTACACATATTACAAAAAAAAATAGAGATATATACTAGTAGTATAATACTACGTACTAATCCATCATACTAGTTTAAATGAGGAAGAATATATGAAAAAAGAAGAGAAGGAGAATGAGATGCTAAACATAAAGATGCAATCAATATTGACAGGCAGTACAATAATGTGTAGTAGTGGGACAGCTGAGTTGTCTAGCTACTACCCATTTTCGACGTTAATATTTTGACCCTTTTATCTCTTATTTTCGAAAATCTTTCAACTTAATAATTTAATCAAGGCTCCAAAAAGCAGAAAAAAAAACTTATTAAGAAACCTATTTTCTTCCTTATTATCCATCATTATAAGAGTGTTATTTTCATTTTCCATTAAATTGATTCCCGCATGCAAAATGTTACTATTCATAACCATTTCAGTTATCTTTTATCTTCATATCTAGATTTCTTCTCATAATGAGATGGATTATATGGACATAAGTAAGATCATGTCGTGAAAATATTTCAGACTTTACCTTACCCCCAGGATATTTAGACAAGTTGCTTGACTAATTAGTCTTTCTATATAACCTATGATGATATATATTGTCTAGTAAAAAGTTACTCCAGTCACTTGTGTTTGAGTTTATTGCTCTCTGTGCATGGTAACTCACTCTCCAATGGTTGATTGCAAACCATGAAACCAATACAAAACAAAGCCTTGTGCTGTTTTTGATCGTTCAATTTTGCTAACATGTCTTCAGTTTACATATTACTATTTGAAAAGTGAATACATTCAAGATTGGACCATTCTTATATATGTAGGCTTCGTGGCCCCGACGGCTAACTTGATTATCGACCTTATCATCTTCACCAGACAAGAAATTAAATTGCAAATTTAATTTAGCGGTGGCCCTATGCCATAAAACAAAAGAACCTCCATTTGTACCCAAGTATTTTTTTTTACGACACCAAGCATCATCAGTATGATATAATAGAAAATTAATCGTCTGCTCGCACACTACGAATAGGTGACCTTTAAAATTATGTATAGCTCATTCAGGTTATTTTTTTTCCATATATATTCTGTTATCAAATATTCATTATAGAAAAATTAAATAAAAAAGAAATGGAATATGATTCATAAGAAAGCAATGAGCTATGTGTAGTCAGTTTTCTACTTCGAATATCAACTTCTTCACTGAAAAAAAACACGAAATATTTTCACATTGTAAAACTTAAATTTAATAACTGGTAAACCTTGCTTTCGAATCAATACATTAGTACTTTCTCTACACATACAGTATTTACCTTATGTCAACTATTTATATAGCAGATACATAATCCGAATTATGGATGGTTATAACGTAAAAATATGCATAACAAAAGTAATATTAATAGAGAAAGATGATTAAAATATTAGTATTAGTTAGAAAGTGTGGCTTATACATAAATGTTTAAGTTTTATAAAATGTAAAATCACACAACATAACAACAAAAACTTCTTACTTTACTCTCGAAATGTTAATCCATTTTGTTAACAGTTTTTTTTTTTCATTCTCTTTCTACGGTTTCTTTTAAGAGTTAATTTGCTGAATATATATAAAGAGAGCCAAAATTAAGTAACTACCCTAACAAACTGGATCGCTGTAGCAAAAAGTGATTGACCTGACTGTTTTGTCCCTACCCTTGCTTCTGCCTTTGCCTCTACCCTGCCGGAAACATTCTTCTTCTTTCTTTTTCTTCCCAGATTTTTCTCTCTCTTTCTTCCCAAATTTCTCTATCTCTTTCATTCATTTTGTTTTCCTTTTCTTGACAATGCATTCTCTCATGATAATATTTTTTGTTAAAATAAAAAGCTTCTTCTCAAATCCATTGTCAATCTTGTTATCAAGTTTCTTATATAATGCCACTATGTTTCTGGCACCAATTATACATTATGTTTCCGACACTAATTACGTTGATGTTGGATGCTACATATATACATGTGAATTACAGACTAAAAGAAACCCAAACCTTCCAAAAATTACAATTGGTTACATGACCAACTCAACATTTATCTGCAACTATTTTAGGGGAGGGAAAACACAGTATATGAGAAAAAAAGAAACACATTAAATTATTAATTAGTACGTTAACAATGGATGTTTGATGCTAAGATGCATCATAAAATATTATAAAAATTGTTAGTGGATAACTTGTTTAAGAGAAAATATACTTATCTAATAACAAAAACAATGACATCGAAGCTAATATGTTATTTACCTTATACTTAGTTAAGCACTTGTAACCTAGGATCTCTGTTTCACCGGAACGCCGTTGATGTACTTTTCCGATGCCCAATTATGGGTTGAAAAAAAAATTATTTACCTTATATACCATAGTATATACCATAGTGTCAAATATAATTTTTCATTTAAATATAATACAATAATTGTTAACCGTTAAGAAGATATCAGTTGAATAGTTAATGATTAAGTTAACCCGATAACCTATTTTGTACCATCAAACAAAATCTATATCAGTTAATCGATAGTTATTTTTAACATCTTATAAACTAATTTGAAAAACGATAACATGTTTTGTAGCAGCTAATCGAACATGTATCGGCTACTGACAACATATTATATAAAATGTAACCAAATTATATAAAATGTAACTGCTAATATTTGAAGCACTGTGTTATATGACTCATTAGATCGGTAATCAATTTTGTACCATCTAACAAACTATGTATCAGCCAACATCAGCTATTTATTAACATCTTACAAACCATTTTAAAAAGCTTCAACATTTTTTGTAACAGATAAGCAAACATTTATCTGTCCACAATACTTAATTTGTAGAATTTAATCAAACATTTATCAATTAAGTTTTTTAATAGCAACTACATATACTTGCAATAGAAATGTTAAATTCATGTTTTTTAATCGATGTCGGGGACACCCCACTCTTCTGAATATATGGCCCATCCATACAAATATGTGTTTGACCAGCACGTGAATTGACACTCATTAAATCCAAGCATTGTGTAAAATGAAATATACATAACTGAAAACTAATTGCATCTGTAAAAATAGAAAAAAAAACAAGAAGAATTCATTATACAAGTGAAAAAATATAAATTATATTAGAGAATCTAAAGAGATATGAAAGGGAGAGAAAAAATAGAGAAAGGAGAAACCGTTTGGAAATGAGAAGTTATGGAGATACAAAAGAAAAAAAAACAAAAGAAGGTGATAGTTTGGTCAGGGGTAATATATGATTATGAAAATGTTAATAGTGTCAAAAATAGTGTTAGGGTAGTTAGCTAATATTGGTTTTTTTTTTTTTGTGTATATCTTCTTTTAATATACAGGAAGATGAATGTGTTACCCATACAATAATAATAGAGCATTAAAGCTTGATCGTACTTTATTTTACACAACATGTTAGTACATGAAGAGAAAGAAGACGAAAAAAATGAGTGAAATTTTGTGGTCCAACAACTTAAGCACCTTAAGATCCTTCCTCACTTTTGTTTCTGGGGTCCTTAAGTTCTCTTCAAACGTTTACTTTCACATCTTCTCCTCTTGTTATATCTTTCATGTGAGAGAGGAAGAGAGTAATATTTTGAAGATGAGTACGAGAAGAAGCAACGCAGAAGGGAAGAGGAGTTTAAGAGAAATGAGTGAGGAAGAGGAGGATACATTTGAAGAAGAAGACGGAGAAGAGCAGGAGGAAGAAGAGGCTTCAGAGAAGAAGCAGAAAGGCAAAGCTACAAGTAGTAGCAGTAATAGTGGAGTTTGTTGTCAGGTGGAGAGATGTACTGCGGATATGAGCCGAGCCAAACAGTACCACAAACGACACAAAGTCTGTGAGTTTCATGCCAAAGCTCCTGTTGTTCGGATCTCTGGTGGTTACCAACGTTTCTGCCAACAATGCAGCAGGTAACATCTCTCTCTCTCATGAACTCTATCTTCCCCTCCTCCCACAACAACCAAAAACAAGAAAAAGAATGATGAGACATTTTTAACTTTGGTTTCTACAAGGTTTCATGACCTCCGTGAGTTTGATGAAGCCAAGCGGAGTTGCAGGAGACGCTTAGCTGGACACAATGAGAGAAGGAGGAAAAGCACAAATGAATAAAACCTGTCTGAATGTTAATGAAACAGGCTTTGCTTGCTCTCTTCTGTCAAGTCTCTTTTTAAGCTCCTTGTAATCTTATGTGTCTCTCTCTGTTTCTCAATACTGTATGGAATCAAAAGCTATCTGCTTAACCTAAGACATCAATAAATGCATTGAGACCAAGTAAATGCTTGAAGGTGAACATGTGTAAGAAAAATGTATTCAAGCCAAGATCTTAAACTAAACATGTATACGTTTTGTGATCAACTTTTTTTATTAAAATGTGGGAGAAACTTTTGATTCTTGACATCTGTATTCTGTTACAAGAAAGCTCATCAAATGTCTATTAGGTTCTAAAACTAATCCTAGTGAGGTTTGATTCCCAACATCCCAAGCAACGATTGCTCCTGCATTAGCAGGTAATGCTCTCAGGATGGTTGGACCCAAATCTGCATAGCATCCCTTAAGTCCAGTCCTCTTGTGAATCTGCATAAGATGATTTTAAAAATGTCAAAAACACACTATTTTTATTTAGTATCACATTTTATATTCAAAGAGGAAATACAAAAGTAAAGATGGCTCACAAACCGATCTCAACACTTTCAAAGGATTTGTCTCAGTAGCTTTGTCTGGATAATGGTTTTTTTTTTTTGCTACATCAAGAGGCGAAACAGCTGACCAGCACTGTACCATAGAAACAGTAGTAAGATTCCAAATAAGATCAATCAATAACAACATTTTTTTTTTTTACGACAGGAGTTCATGAAACACTAAAAGAAAGATTCTTACAGCTAGCTATGCCTCCAAGACCACCGGTGAGAACTCCTATTACCCCATGTCAACTAAGTAATTATCTAATCAGCTTAGAACCCTCTAATCTCGAGTGGATGTGATACCGCCGTAGGTACTCTCATAGACAGTACAAAAAAAAGACAGCATTTCCAGCACATTCCCTTAACAATATTAACTAAAAATTATTATTACAAAGCGGAGGTTTCACCTTACTAGCTCTGGACATAATACAAAACTAATGATAGCCAATAGCCATAGCTGCACCAAACAGAGCAGATGAAACAATTGTTTCTAGTCGTGGCCCATCATCTCATAAAGTTCCCTTTACAATAAAACAATTCAAAAACTGAAGATGCAAAAATACTTGAAATTACAGTGAAAAGATCAGTTTGTCTTGTATACTTACCTGCAAAAAGAGCATTGCCTGGGAGTATATTCCGAAGCACAATGGAGACCGTTTGGGAGATCCTTGAAGCACAATGCAAACCGTTTTTTTGTATCTGAGCCCTCTTGCACATATGTGTTTTGTTTCTGAAGTTTCACCTGACACAAGAAACAAAAGACAACACCCACCTCCAAAGAATCAAGATTTGCCTCTTAAAGAGAAATAAAAGAGCAAGAGTGTTGCTAAAGGAATGATTTTTATGCATACGAAGCTCATAAGCAACAGACCCAAGTAAGTCCCAAAAGGCATCAGAAGAATGCTCATTGATGATTTTTGAAACATTACCCAAAAGCTAAGTACAGGAACAGAGATGTTTGTATTATCTGTACTAAGCTAAGTACAAAACGTTACATATCTATCGATGCACACTTGAAATACAAATATACCCACATGGTATAAATTGGGATTTAAATGTGGGTACCTTGACGGTATCGAAAGGGTGGCGAGACTAGCCATCATTCCGGCAATGTATACCTTGTAAAACCCTAAACCCTCTCCCATCTTTGTCTCTTTCCTCTTTCCTCTTTCCTCTTTCCAACCACGTCACCGACCAGAAGAAGAAGACTTCACTATTCTTATCAACGGTTTTGAATTGAGGAGGAAACATTGCAGAGTAAATTCAATGCTTTACAATTACCTGCACTTTCACCCATGAATCAAAAAGCCGTCTTAGCTCAGTGGTAGAGCGCGTGATTTTTAATCCCGTGGCCGTGGGTGCCCACAGACGGCGTCTATGTTCTTAACCTTTATAAAAAGGGTAACCATATAGATTTTACTTCGAATCATGGATGTTACAACTTACAACTTAGCCACTAGGGATTTATACACATCAAACATGGCGCAAGAACACTTTATTGGCCGAAGATATATTTTTATAGTGTTGTGGAGAAATGTACATAAGACTTGTTTAAGGAATAAGAAAACCATTATCAGCTAGTAGTTTACAGTCTTTTGTATATCCGTGCAAAACAAGAAACTTCAGGATGATGTGCAGAGCCGGACTTGGAGCATACTTACGAAACATTTGAATATGGGGGACCCCAATTTTTAAAAAGTTCATTTATTTACATACAATATATTATATAACTATATATAAAACATAAATGTCAATGTAAAACAAAAGATCGAAACTTAAAAGAAAATTATTATATAGTATACCATAAAACACTACGTACGTTTGAATATTACATTAAAGCAGAAATATTATAACACTAGGTAATAATCTGCGTCTCACAGGGAATACGATTATTAGTTTTGTTATTTTTTAATAAGAAGACATTAATCTGTTTAATCTAGTTATCAGTTTGGTTTTAGGTTGTTTTTTGTTTTTAATCTCCTAAAATATAACTATCATTTTAAATCAATATTTATTTGGTTTGTTCGATTAAAATGTTTGATGTTTTTGTTTTTTTATGTGATAATCAAAAATTACTATTATATGTTTGTTTTTATGTTATGAATCTTAAATAGTCGTAATGTCGAACCAATGGTTTCATATTATAGTTTCTAAACGGATAATAGTTAAAGAAAAAAGAAAATTATTAAGATAAATCATTTTACTACAATTTAGTCGATAGTGAAAGAAGCATTAAGAAAAATAATATTTTAACTTCAAAAAAATTTAGATATTTGTGGTAAATACTTAGTTATAAGGTACTCATGTCAATGTGCATATGTACGTGTACGTAAAAGTATATAAAGATGGTTGATAAATATATAAAGATACTGTTGATTAATATTAAATGACATTTTTTCAAAATAATACATGAAAAATAAAATTATTTAAAAACAAAAATATTGTAAAATTTTCTATATGATGTTGTCAAAAAAAAAACAAATATTGTAAAATTTATATAAACTATAATATATAACTTACATATAATTCTTTAAATATATGTATATATATATATGCATATAACGGATCAAATTGGATATATGTTCCTATAAAATATTGATATTTGTGATTTGCTTTTTTTTTACAGATATTGAATTTAGTATTTGATTTGCTTCGTAGAGTAACGAAAATCCGGATTTTCGGTTCGAATCAAAACGGTTAACGAATCGAATCAAAATTTATGAATAATTTGTCCAGCTCTATTCGTAAACAGTAAAAATAACATAAAGAAGAACCATGCATGTGAGTTTTATATTAAAAAAAATAAAGTACATATTGTGAACATATTTATGTAGAGTTTGACTGAGAAACTCTATACATGTGACATGTGTCCATTTTAGTGTGAACACATTTATTACAATGCTTTTACACGTGACATGTGTCCAGTTTAGTGTGAACTTATTACAATGTTTTTTCTTTAATATATAATGGATTTGATTTGAGTTTAGTATTTACTAATTATTGTTTAGAGTTTACTATTTTAACGGTGGGTTGAGTTTATAAACATTTTATAAATATTTATGAATGACTTAGCAGAGTTAATTTATTTTCTCATCACAGAGGTAATTACAAAAAAAAATTATTATTGAAAAGTAAATTTAGAAAATAATGATAAAATTAGAATTCTCTCATTAATAATCTAAAAAATTCTTTACAAATAATAAATAATTTAAAACCATATTTGTATTTAAATAAAATTATGAAAATATTAATAATTTTAAAATAGAAATTAAATATATATATTTTTATTTTGAATAGGCCCCTAATTTTCCAGAACCGGCTCTGATGATGTGACATAAATGTCGAACTGCCTAGAAATCATATATGAACCAAAAGATGCTACCATAGTTTTGATTTATAGGTTCAGCGAGATATGGCCATTTTATATTGTTTTCACAAGATGAATGATGCAGATTATATTGCTAATTGTATTGACTTGCTTACAATCGTTTGAACTACGAAACATTCACATCTTGATGTAGTATTAGATGGTAAATCTTCTTAATTTTCCTTATTGATACATATAGTTCTGTAATATTATTGTGAGTTCTGACCAAAATATTAAGCTGTGGAGTGTGATAATTGATAAAGCTGCATTGGGATTGAAATTTATCTACGGAAGTTAAGAACCAAAGAGTCTGTCCCAAGGATCTGCATAAAATGTATCACAATTTAACCGAGTATTTTATAGTGTTTCCTAATACCATATTCAACAAGTAAAACTAATTATTGCCCAATACACCTGTAGTCAGTAAATTACTATCATAATTTCTTCTCAACACAAATAACTCAGCTAACCATTTATTAATTATCTTTTCTTATAAATGGAATAATGAATAATGGTAAGAGACCGTTACAAAAAAAAAAAAAGAATAATGGTAAGAGACCCACTACTCAACCATAGTTTTTGTTAAATAACTCATCTAACATTCACATATTGATGTAGTGTTTGAATCTTCTTATTGACAAGTATATATATACTATAATTAAATCACTATCGAATTGCTTCTTGTCACACTAACTAATGTTAAATTTTTGTCCTATAATAATGACATGAGACCCTATAATTAATCATAGTTGAATTAAAAGTTCAATAATGCTAACCATAGTTGAGTTATATATTATCATCTTTTAGTTGAATCATTCGAAGCTAAAAGTTAAATATATCCATTACCAAACAGTAGAAACATTACAAGAGACAAGAGGACGCATTACCACCGTTGAAAACCAACCCAGATGGTCGAAATCAAACGGTCGCTAACAACAACAAACAAACAAATAAAAAAAAGGTTGCGTATACAGCCATAAACTGAAAATAAACACGTGGCTAATGGAAACATGATTTACTACATCACCGGCGTGTCACTCCTTCCTCTCGGTCTCGGCTCAACGGTGCTGGCTCCTAGTATCGTCGCTGTACAGCCTGAGAATCACAACGGTTAAGACATCTTAGATCTGATCTGAACTGTGCGGTCAACGACCACAAAACTCTAGATATTAATAACAAAGTTTGCGTACCAGTCGTAGACGGTCGGAGCGTTTGGGTGAGAGGGCTTGTCGAAGAGGTTAGTACCCATTCCTCTCGTGGCGATGTTACTTCCTGGATGAAACACACTCCTCCACACGTTCTCTTTACGTGCCGATCCTGGCGTCGTTGGAGTTCCCGGACTCCCGGCCACCGCCTTGCTGCTGCTCCCTTCTCCTACACCTTTTCAAGATCACATAAATTAAATTTTAGACATACATATGATGTCAATTGGTTTATTTTTCTGCTGGGTGAATTGCCAGAACTGCTTGGTTGCCAATAACATACATATGCATGCTTGAATTATATGCGTATACCTTTGATGTCAATGGGTTGGGCGTTGATCTTGTTGCGGAGGCGGCCAAGGCCATGCTCCGGCTTAGGTCCAGCTACAGTTTCATCCCACATCTTGTTTTTCTTTTCCTTTTCTTTTGTTGATTAGTAGTGAAGGATGTCAAGTGTGATGTGCATAGTGAGCCTTCATCTCATTTATAGAGAAATATATTATTTTTCACCCATAAAATATCTACAGAAATAAAAAAGAAATAATTGGCAATTCACTGGAAAAATATCAAAGGATTTTTTGTATTTGCATAACGTAGATTTTATTTATCTAGACCATATGTCCAACAAAATAACGTTAACGTTAACCTAAATACTAATAGCATATTATTTTTATATATATACTAATAAGGCAATGGATTGCAATTTCTCAAACCTTATTTTCCCTTTCCTATTTTTTGCATAAGTTCTTTCAGATGTTTTGTTTTGTCAACTAATTCTCATTCATTTCCTTATCTAATTAAATAACCTAGATAATATTTTTCTTACTACTTCAGGACTTTTGTAGTAGTAGTATATACTTCTCTGGAGATTTGTTTTTTTGCAAATTGCAACTTTCCAGTGCATCAAATCTAAAATTAAACACACACTATCTTTGGAAATTAGGGACTCGGGCTCTATTAAAAATTGTTTAGTCCATAAAACTCATACAACCTTAACTTAAAACACTAATTTGGAAATAACCGAAGTGAGCAGTGAGGGAAGAGCGTGGAAATTTATAAAAATGTGACATTTGGATAGAGATGGAGATATGGATAAGGATGAATGAGTCATGAAGTAGGACCCTGGAATCAAAGTATCCCAAAGCTTCCGTGGAAAAGTATTATACTTACAATGGTTAGTGTATTCAAGACCCTCCTTTTTTATTTTTCTACGTTACACATGACT
The DNA window shown above is from Brassica oleracea var. oleracea cultivar TO1000 chromosome C3, BOL, whole genome shotgun sequence and carries:
- the LOC106332573 gene encoding squamosa promoter-binding-like protein 3, which produces MSTRRSNAEGKRSLREMSEEEEDTFEEEDGEEQEEEEASEKKQKGKATSSSSNSGVCCQVERCTADMSRAKQYHKRHKVCEFHAKAPVVRISGGYQRFCQQCSRFHDLREFDEAKRSCRRRLAGHNERRRKSTNE
- the LOC106328456 gene encoding auxin-repressed 12.5 kDa protein-like gives rise to the protein MWDETVAGPKPEHGLGRLRNKINAQPIDIKGVGEGSSSKAVAGSPGTPTTPGSARKENVWRSVFHPGSNIATRGMGTNLFDKPSHPNAPTVYDWLYSDDTRSQHR